The Triticum aestivum cultivar Chinese Spring chromosome 3A, IWGSC CS RefSeq v2.1, whole genome shotgun sequence genome includes a region encoding these proteins:
- the LOC123060011 gene encoding receptor-like protein 4, which produces MRLLLLLPLLVAATGAARDSDDPFLSGAQANHSYNIDCGGAADFTSAFGRRWLADRFFSAGGNAGMVAEPHRFPQPQERTLRFFPPASAGKTSCYSLPLAPGRYYLRVFSVYDNYDSKLRSPSFDVSAAATLVLSFRSPWPETAARYGAYSDLIFPSDAEATDVCFYSLSTDAPVVASIEVAPVHPLAYDGATTGADVVLVNYGRLTCGNSLFGPGFTNDSDAFSRVWQAGTDFRNNDLTYDAITAGGRKIFGSNQPPNYFPTKMYRSAVTTGGDASNEIEYLMPVDTRMSYMVWLHFAEIDAGVRAPGQRVFDIMLAGRNVTRIDIFKQVGGFTAFKWTYIVENLTSSTMSVRLVPVVGRPILCGLENYAMVPLETRTVPHQAAAMKALKDSLKIPARMGWNGDPCAPRTWDAWEGVTCHPGNKGLVITQLDLASQGLKGFISDEISHLTDLVSLNLSSNSLTGSLPPGLGQPSLATLDLSSNQFTGSIPGTIGSSKLQTVLLNGNQLDGQVPERLYSVGVHGGVIDLSGNKGLCGVPTLPACALFWEKGGLNKTGKIALGASFGLLLLVILIVVYIVCIRRGPYDYDFEFPQDLTSISAISAKRNRYQRAKSVMLAEMDAHNTDGFYTNGNGNTR; this is translated from the exons ATGcggctcctcctcctgctcccacTCCTCGTCGCGGCCACCGGCGCCGCCCGCGACTCCGACGACCCCTTCCTCTCCGGCG CCCAGGCGAACCACAGCTACAACATCGactgcggcggcgcggcggactTCACCTCGGCCTTCGGCCGCCGCTGGCTGGCGGACCGCTTCTTCTCGGCGGGGGGCAACGCGGGGATGGTCGCCGAGCCGCACCGCTTCCCGCAGCCGCAGGAGCGCACGCTGCGCTTCTTCCCGCCCGCCTCCGCCGGCAAGACCTCCTGCTACTCCCTCCCGCTCGCCCCCGGCCGCTACTACCTCCGCGTCTTCTCCGTCTACGACAACTACGACTCCAAGCTCCGCTCCCCGTCCTTCGAcgtctccgccgccgccacgcTCGTGCTCTCCTTCCGCTCCCCGTGGCCCGAGACCGCCGCGCGCTACGGGGCCTACTCCGACCTCATCTTCCCCTCCGACGCAGAGGCCACCGACGTCTGCTTCTACTCGCTctccaccgacgcccccgtcgtcGCCTCCATCGAGGTCGCCCCCGTCCACCCGCTCGCCTACGACGGCGCCACCACCGGCGCCGACGTCGTCCTCGTCAACTACGGCCGCCTCACCTGCGGGAACAGCCTCTTCGGCCCCGGCTTCACCAACGACTCCGACGCCTTCTCCAGGGTGTGGCAGGCCGGCACAGATTTCCGGAACAACGACCTCACCTACGACGCCATTACTGCCGGTGGGAGGAAGATTTTCGGCAGCAACCAGCCGCCCAATTACTTCCCCACCAAGATGTACAGGTCGGCGGTGACCACCGGCGGGGACGCCTCCAACGAGATCGAGTACCTGATGCCGGTGGACACGAGGATGTCCTACATGGTCTGGCTGCATTTCGCGGAGATCGACGCCGGGGTCAGGGCCCCTGGCCAGAGGGTGTTCGACATAATGCTTGCCGGGAGGAACGTGACCAGGATCGACATCTTCAAGCAGGTGGGAGGGTTCACGGCCTTCAAGTGGACATACATTGTGGAGAACCTGACCAGCTCCACCATGAGCGTCAGGCTTGTGCCAGTAGTGGGACGGCCGATTCTGTGCGGGCTCGAGAATTACGCAATGGTGCCCCTTGAGACAAGGACGGTGCCACACCAAG CGGCTGCGATGAAGGCCCTGAAGGATTCACTGAAAATTCCAGCTAGGATGGGGTGGAATGGGGACCCTTGCGCGCCGCGGACATGGGATGCATGGGAGGGAGTCACTTGCCATCCTGGTAACAAAGGGCTTGTGATCACTCAGCT GGATCTTGCAAGTCAAGGGCTGAAAGGTTTCATCTCTGATGAAATTAGTCATCTGACCGACTTGGTAAGCTT GAACTTGAGCTCTAATTCGTTGACCGGAAGCTTGCCACCAGGTTTAGGCCAACCTTCACTTGCGACACT GGATCTGTCCTCGAACCAGTTTACTGGGAGTATTCCTGGCACCATAGGCTCGTCTAAATTACAGACTGT TCTACTAAACGGCAATCAACTTGATGGGCAAGTTCCAGAAAGACTTTATTCAGTTGGCGTGCATGGTGGCGTGATAGA TCTGTCAGGTAATAAAGGCCTATGTGGGGTGCCTACTCTACCTGCTTGTGCATTATTCTGGGAGAAAGGAGGCTTGAATAAAACCGGCAAAATTGCACTTGGAGCCTCGTTTGGACTTCTTCTGCTTGTTATACTTATAGTGGTCTACATAGTGTGCATAAGACGGGGACCATACGACTACGATTTCGAGTTCCCTCAAGATTTGACTT CGATATCAGCAATC